Proteins from one Monodelphis domestica isolate mMonDom1 chromosome 6, mMonDom1.pri, whole genome shotgun sequence genomic window:
- the LOC100013856 gene encoding THUMP domain-containing protein 1-like: MAAAAEQPRHMSGVKRRGKAQYVQAKRARRGDGGGGPRQLEPGLQGILITCNMNERKCVEEAYSLLNEYGDDLYGPEKFVDKDKQPSGSEEEEEDDAEAALKKEVSEIQASTELRLRRFQSVESGANNVVFIRTLGIEPEKLVHHILKDMYTTKKKKTRVILRMLPVSGTCKAFLEDMKKYAETFLEPWFKAPNKGTFQIIYKARNNSHMSREEVIKELAGIVGCLNPENKVDLSNPQYTIVVEIIKAVCCLSVVKDYMLFRKYNLQEVVKSNREGSQPNPGQDSQVKNGKRAKLELENTDKENLKSNESDSAEDKKNPQVVVEGSKEEGLQSPLSETQMESEKGAKSENGSQVLEDFKSKESDPDLEKN, translated from the coding sequence ATGGCCGCGGCCGCGGAGCAGCCTAGACATATGAGCGGAGTGAAACGAAGAGGGAAGGCCCAGTATGTGCAAGCTAAGAGAGCCCGGCGCGGGGATGGCGGCGGCGGCCCGAGGCAGCTGGAGCCTGGGCTTCAGGGCATTCTCATTACCTGCAACATGAATGAGCGCAAGTGTGTGGAGGAGGCCTACAGCCTCCTCAATGAGTACGGGGACGACCTATACGGGCCCGAGAAGTTTGTAGACAAGGATAAGCAACCATCTGgaagtgaggaggaagaggaagatgatgCAGAAGCTGCCTTGAAGAAAGAAGTCAGTGAGATTCAGGCATCTACAGAATTGAGATTAAGACGATTTCAGTCAGTGGAAAGTGGAGCAAATAACGTGGTCTTCATTAGAACACTTGGCATAGAACCTGAGAAACTTGTACATCACATCCTAAAGGATATGTACACaaccaagaagaagaaaacacGGGTTATTCTGCGTATGTTGCCCGTATCTGGCACATGCAAAGCTTTCTTagaagatatgaaaaaatatgCTGAAACCTTCTTGGAACCTTGGTTTAAAGCACCAAATAAAGGGACATTCCAGATTATTTACAAAGCACGTAATAATAGTCACATGAGCAGAGAAGAAGTTATTAAAGAACTAGCAGGAATAGTGGGCTGCCTCAATCCTGAAAATAAGGTAGATCTCAGTAATCCCCAGTATACCATTGTGGTGGAAATCATTAAGGCTGTCTGCTGTCTGAGTGTTGTCAAAGATTACATGCTGTTCAGAAAATATAACCTTCAGGAAGTGGTCAAGAGTAACAGAGAGGGGTCTCAGCCAAACCCTGGTCAGGACTCACAAGTAAAAAACGGGAAAAGAGCAAAATTGGAGTTGGAAAACACAGACAAGGAGAATCTCAAGTCAAATGAAAGTGACTCTGCAGAAGACAAAAAGAATCCCCAGGTGGTAGTAGAAGGTAGCAAAGAGGAGGGGCTGCAGAGCCCACTTTCTGAGACCCAGATGGAAAGTGAGAAAGGAGCCAAATCTGAAAATGGAAGCCAAGTTTTAGaagattttaaatcaaaagaAAGTGACCCAGACTTGGAGAAAAATTAA